Proteins found in one Mycoplasmopsis bovigenitalium genomic segment:
- a CDS encoding DnaD domain protein, with protein MLKNLNYPFFTIETTSFIASEDLKNLRKFYAPILGSNAIVLYEYLRDLAISDDQGSGFHDYDSITYMLKMNINELNDARIKLEAVSLLETHIDDLNRKTLFALEKPLDKKGIRLNSILANKLMKIIGKQNYDRLIGIDQQKLFRRAGRLYEITASYEDVFDTEEDLSLVDFINKPNNNPVDTVELSLSTQEKIDLNTFDFPNIYEAILKTDSRVFFSQIQGQIATTKIVDLIKEARTAGFSDPCINLVFYYANEMSGKIDFRYVNKIIKDLIKKELFVFEPLEKYLDSLMKNSKNFVVTKKDLYKATYYNLLEKAESIENY; from the coding sequence ATGTTAAAAAACTTAAATTATCCATTTTTCACAATTGAAACAACATCATTTATTGCAAGTGAAGATTTAAAAAACTTGCGTAAATTTTATGCGCCAATTTTGGGGTCAAACGCCATTGTTTTATATGAATATTTACGTGATCTTGCAATAAGCGATGATCAAGGTTCTGGATTTCACGATTATGACAGCATTACATATATGCTAAAAATGAATATTAATGAGTTAAATGACGCAAGAATAAAGCTTGAAGCTGTCTCATTATTAGAAACACACATTGATGATTTAAATCGTAAAACATTGTTTGCACTTGAGAAACCTCTTGATAAAAAAGGGATTAGATTAAATTCGATTTTAGCTAATAAATTAATGAAAATTATTGGCAAACAAAATTATGATCGTTTAATTGGTATTGATCAGCAAAAACTTTTCAGAAGAGCAGGTCGTTTATATGAAATAACTGCTTCTTATGAAGATGTTTTTGACACTGAGGAAGATTTATCATTGGTAGACTTCATTAATAAACCAAACAATAATCCTGTAGATACTGTTGAACTTTCTTTATCAACTCAAGAGAAGATTGATTTAAATACTTTTGATTTCCCAAATATTTATGAAGCTATACTTAAAACTGATTCAAGAGTTTTCTTTAGTCAAATTCAAGGACAAATTGCAACAACTAAAATAGTTGATCTTATTAAAGAAGCACGTACAGCGGGTTTTTCCGATCCATGTATAAATTTAGTTTTTTACTATGCAAATGAGATGAGTGGAAAAATTGATTTTCGCTATGTAAATAAAATAATTAAAGATTTAATTAAAAAAGAATTATTTGTGTTTGAGCCTCTTGAAAAATATCTTGATTCATTAATGAAAAACAGTAAAAATTTTGTTGTAACCAAAAAAGACTTATACAAAGCGACTTATTATAATCTTTTAGAAAAAGCTGAAAGTATTGAAAACTATTAA
- a CDS encoding ATP-binding protein: MDSINETKDLDFLNLFASSEKERKKQIKKIISKSLELAKLMESLKITWDELLLYLPEFLDVKNYLDNPSSSVYKFSVDRNQKNELVFNKTFNDKVSDFLNIQKYLWLSDFDEIDVSLRLNKTVVRNIYSQREIENKLQLIKDNNSVGGLYISSGDSINNSKYAQSIAIDFAMNKMSSVYVKTSTLFAKLKNGFTDKNNRNPEIIKILKSADVLVLDGFGSENINKWFLFDILNDILTTRILSDKVTIFFSLLSIEKLFEYYNKNPNISQDAHKLSSFINIIKKHNSSHSI; encoded by the coding sequence ATGGACTCAATAAATGAAACAAAAGATTTAGACTTTTTAAATTTATTTGCTTCAAGTGAGAAAGAACGCAAAAAGCAAATAAAAAAGATAATTTCGAAGTCGCTAGAATTAGCTAAGTTGATGGAGTCATTAAAAATTACCTGAGATGAGCTTTTATTATATTTACCCGAGTTTTTGGATGTTAAAAATTATTTGGACAATCCTAGCTCATCGGTTTATAAATTTAGTGTTGATCGCAACCAAAAAAATGAGCTAGTGTTCAATAAAACATTCAATGACAAGGTTTCTGATTTTTTAAACATACAAAAATATCTTTGATTGAGTGATTTTGATGAAATAGATGTCAGCCTAAGATTAAATAAAACCGTTGTAAGAAACATTTACTCGCAACGAGAGATTGAAAATAAACTTCAATTAATAAAAGATAATAATTCTGTTGGTGGTTTGTATATTTCAAGCGGAGATTCAATAAATAATTCTAAATACGCTCAATCAATCGCAATTGATTTTGCTATGAATAAAATGAGTTCTGTTTATGTTAAGACATCTACATTGTTTGCGAAATTAAAAAACGGATTTACAGATAAGAACAACAGAAATCCTGAAATAATTAAGATATTAAAAAGTGCAGATGTTTTGGTTCTTGATGGCTTCGGGTCTGAGAATATTAATAAATGATTCTTGTTTGATATATTAAATGACATTTTAACCACAAGAATACTATCAGATAAAGTAACAATATTTTTTTCATTATTATCTATTGAAAAATTATTTGAATATTACAACAAAAATCCTAACATAAGTCAGGATGCTCATAAATTATCATCGTTCATAAACATAATAAAAAAACATAATAGTTCTCACTCAATATAA
- the lysS gene encoding lysine--tRNA ligase translates to MEKYTEQEQVRRDKLANYEKNNIIAYKKAYGLGELSYSDEIANEFAKFTKDELHEKSITRNIAGRLVGKRGPFLVIRDFHGDIQAYFNKKELPEYAELVSTFDIGDIIWVSGDVMKTMTDAVVIKVSKIDLLSKSLKPLPEKYHGLVDAEERYRRRYVDLIVNSESREKFIKRIKITQWIKDYFNNLGYLDVETPFLHDYISGAAAKPFTTHHNSLNQDFVLRIATEIPLKKLVIGGFDRVYELGRIFRNEGYDTTHNPEFTTIEFYEAYSNAEGMMNRTEDLFKYLCNKLGKHTFVNNGVEIDLSKPFKRLNMVDAVNQKTGKDFRNISLEDAVSVAKEHKIKLEKFFTIGHIINVLYEELVERELIEPTFVYGHPIEVSPLSAKGDDPRFTERAELFINTKEYANMYTELSDPIDQLDRFKKQLDEKAAGNDEASDIDWDFIDALEYGMPPTGGCGIGIDRLVMLLTETSSIRDVLLFPTLRRLKK, encoded by the coding sequence ATGGAAAAATACACTGAACAAGAACAAGTTAGACGCGATAAGTTGGCTAATTACGAAAAAAATAATATTATTGCATACAAAAAAGCATATGGTTTAGGTGAGTTATCTTACAGCGATGAAATCGCGAATGAATTTGCAAAATTCACAAAAGATGAACTTCATGAAAAATCAATAACAAGAAACATTGCTGGTAGACTAGTTGGAAAAAGAGGTCCATTTTTAGTAATTAGAGATTTTCATGGCGATATTCAAGCATATTTCAATAAGAAAGAACTACCTGAATATGCTGAACTTGTTTCAACATTTGATATAGGAGACATTATTTGAGTAAGTGGTGATGTTATGAAAACTATGACTGACGCAGTTGTTATAAAAGTTTCTAAAATTGATTTATTATCTAAATCTCTTAAACCACTTCCTGAAAAATATCATGGATTAGTTGATGCGGAAGAAAGATATCGTCGTCGTTATGTTGATTTAATTGTTAATAGTGAATCAAGGGAAAAATTTATTAAAAGAATCAAGATTACGCAATGAATTAAGGATTATTTCAATAATTTAGGTTACCTTGATGTTGAAACACCATTCTTACATGATTACATATCTGGGGCAGCTGCAAAACCATTTACTACTCATCATAATTCATTAAATCAAGATTTTGTTTTGCGTATTGCAACAGAAATTCCATTGAAAAAATTGGTTATTGGTGGTTTTGACAGAGTTTATGAGCTTGGCAGAATATTTAGAAATGAAGGTTATGACACAACACATAACCCTGAATTTACAACAATCGAATTCTATGAAGCATACTCAAATGCAGAAGGTATGATGAATAGAACAGAGGATTTATTTAAGTACCTATGTAACAAATTAGGTAAACATACTTTTGTAAATAATGGTGTTGAAATTGATTTATCAAAACCATTTAAAAGACTTAATATGGTTGATGCTGTAAATCAGAAAACTGGCAAGGATTTTAGAAATATTTCGCTAGAAGATGCTGTATCAGTAGCAAAAGAGCACAAAATTAAACTTGAAAAATTCTTCACAATTGGCCATATTATTAATGTCTTATATGAAGAACTTGTTGAACGTGAACTAATTGAACCAACCTTTGTTTATGGTCACCCAATTGAAGTATCTCCACTGTCTGCAAAAGGTGATGATCCAAGATTTACCGAACGTGCCGAATTATTCATAAACACAAAAGAATACGCAAACATGTATACAGAGCTTTCTGATCCAATAGACCAATTAGATAGATTCAAAAAACAATTGGATGAAAAGGCTGCCGGCAACGATGAAGCTAGTGACATTGATTGAGACTTTATTGATGCTTTAGAATACGGAATGCCTCCAACAGGTGGTTGTGGAATTGGAATTGATAGATTGGTGATGTTGCTTACAGAAACAAGTTCAATTCGCGATGTTCTTTTATTCCCAACACTTAGAAGACTAAAAAAATAA
- a CDS encoding MAG0110 family membrane protein: MNKTKSTYKATFANTILCGSLISFGIYLTIAIFGGITFTLNKAYLLSNTWSVIVYIVAAILSTALLFAILITGPLWNVYVLGIFSSISMFFVGFLTLGYVFNRFLTLEVETWKILSVLFIPAAVMMLTGTLAYYNLINFKKIWITLILLFITSIIIALTIFFVSNKNLVYVLYSLVACAIFSAYMAIDWFLITRFNRKYKEFGNEFLSLKNAIKMSMYFGFKLSYDYVMIVYYISRIFK, encoded by the coding sequence ATGAATAAAACAAAATCAACTTATAAAGCAACATTTGCAAACACGATTCTTTGTGGATCATTAATTTCATTTGGTATATACTTAACAATTGCAATTTTTGGTGGAATAACTTTTACCTTAAACAAAGCATATTTATTAAGTAATACTTGATCAGTGATTGTGTATATTGTTGCAGCAATTTTAAGTACTGCATTACTATTCGCAATATTAATTACTGGGCCACTTTGAAATGTTTATGTACTTGGAATATTTAGTTCTATTTCAATGTTTTTTGTAGGATTTTTAACTCTTGGATATGTATTTAATAGATTTTTAACATTAGAAGTTGAAACTTGAAAAATTTTATCAGTATTATTCATTCCAGCGGCGGTTATGATGCTAACAGGAACATTGGCTTATTACAATTTAATTAACTTTAAAAAAATATGAATTACATTGATTTTACTATTCATTACGTCAATTATTATTGCCTTAACTATATTCTTTGTAAGTAATAAAAATCTAGTGTATGTATTATATTCACTTGTTGCATGTGCCATCTTTTCAGCATATATGGCTATTGATTGATTCTTGATAACAAGATTCAATAGAAAGTACAAAGAATTCGGTAATGAGTTCTTATCATTGAAAAATGCAATAAAAATGTCAATGTACTTTGGCTTTAAATTGTCATATGATTATGTAATGATTGTTTATTATATTTCAAGAATTTTTAAATAA